A genome region from Strigops habroptila isolate Jane chromosome 12, bStrHab1.2.pri, whole genome shotgun sequence includes the following:
- the SLC25A48 gene encoding solute carrier family 25 member 48 isoform X3 codes for MGSVQLQDFAAGWVGGAASVVVGHPLDTIKTRLQAGQGYGNTLNCVLTVYRNESVVGFFKGMSFPLASIAVYSSVVFGVFSNTQRLLSQLRHGDPDSTPVLADVALASMVAGFISVGIGTPVDLVKIRLQMQTQPYIQANMKVNPTVPGFPVYQGPIHCFRTVLQKEGIAGIYRGAGAMLLRDVPGYCLYFIPYTLFCGWITPDGCISPNPSSIWLAGGVAGAISWGTATPMDVVKSRLQADGVYLNKYKGTLDCILQSYQNEGLKKHCQEDLEASYCPEPNQQCGVGEGSAALTEDSHPAPMHLLSLLPWT; via the exons ATGGGCAGCGTGCAGCTGCAGGACTTCGCGGCGGGCTGGGTGGGCG gaGCTGCCAGCGTAGTTGTGGGTCACCCCTTGGACACCATCAAG ACACGTCTGCAAGCTGGGCAAGGATATGGAAATACACTCAACTGTGTTCTCACTGTGTACAGAAATGAGTCT GTGGTTGGCTTCTTCAAAGGCATGTCCTTCCCTCTGGCCAGCATCGCTGTCTACAGCTCCGTGGTGTTCGGTGTGTTCAGCAACACGCAGCGGCTCCTCAGCCAGCTCCGCCATGGAGACCCGGATAGCACACCGGTGCTTGCCGATGTGGCTCTGGCCAGCATGGTGGCTGGGTTCATCTCCGTGGGCATCGGCACGCCCGTGGACCTGGTAAAGATAAGGCTCCAGATGCAAACGCAGCCATACATCCAAG caaacATGAAAGTAAACCCCACAGTTCCTGGATTTCCTGTGTACCAAGGCCCAATTCACTGCTTCAGAACAGTCTTACAGAAAGAGGGGATAGCAGGGATATATCGAGGCGCGGGAGCAATGCTTCTGAGGGATGTTCCTGGGTACTGCCTCTATTTCATCCCTTACACACTCTTCTGTGGCTGGATTACCCCTGATGGATGCATTTCCCCTAACCCCTCATCCATCTGGCTGGCAGGGGGAGTAGCAG GAGCCATTTCCTGGGGGACTGCCACTCCAATGGATGTTGTGAAAAGTCGACTTCAGGCAGATGGAGTTTATTTGAACAAGTACAAAGGGACCCTTGACTGTATCTTGCAGAGCTACCAGAACGAGGGCTTAAAA AAGCATTGCCAGGAAGACCTGGAAGCCTCCTACTGTCCTGAGCCAAATCAGCAGTGTGGTGTTGGAGAGGGATCAGCTGCTCTGACCGAAGACTCTCATCCTGCACCTATgcatctgctttctcttctgccatGGACTTAG
- the SLC25A48 gene encoding solute carrier family 25 member 48 isoform X1: MGSVQLQDFAAGWVGGAASVVVGHPLDTIKTRLQAGQGYGNTLNCVLTVYRNESVVGFFKGMSFPLASIAVYSSVVFGVFSNTQRLLSQLRHGDPDSTPVLADVALASMVAGFISVGIGTPVDLVKIRLQMQTQPYIQANMKVNPTVPGFPVYQGPIHCFRTVLQKEGIAGIYRGAGAMLLRDVPGYCLYFIPYTLFCGWITPDGCISPNPSSIWLAGGVAGAISWGTATPMDVVKSRLQADGVYLNKYKGTLDCILQSYQNEGLKHCQEDLEASYCPEPNQQCGVGEGSAALTEDSHPAPMHLLSLLPWT; the protein is encoded by the exons ATGGGCAGCGTGCAGCTGCAGGACTTCGCGGCGGGCTGGGTGGGCG gaGCTGCCAGCGTAGTTGTGGGTCACCCCTTGGACACCATCAAG ACACGTCTGCAAGCTGGGCAAGGATATGGAAATACACTCAACTGTGTTCTCACTGTGTACAGAAATGAGTCT GTGGTTGGCTTCTTCAAAGGCATGTCCTTCCCTCTGGCCAGCATCGCTGTCTACAGCTCCGTGGTGTTCGGTGTGTTCAGCAACACGCAGCGGCTCCTCAGCCAGCTCCGCCATGGAGACCCGGATAGCACACCGGTGCTTGCCGATGTGGCTCTGGCCAGCATGGTGGCTGGGTTCATCTCCGTGGGCATCGGCACGCCCGTGGACCTGGTAAAGATAAGGCTCCAGATGCAAACGCAGCCATACATCCAAG caaacATGAAAGTAAACCCCACAGTTCCTGGATTTCCTGTGTACCAAGGCCCAATTCACTGCTTCAGAACAGTCTTACAGAAAGAGGGGATAGCAGGGATATATCGAGGCGCGGGAGCAATGCTTCTGAGGGATGTTCCTGGGTACTGCCTCTATTTCATCCCTTACACACTCTTCTGTGGCTGGATTACCCCTGATGGATGCATTTCCCCTAACCCCTCATCCATCTGGCTGGCAGGGGGAGTAGCAG GAGCCATTTCCTGGGGGACTGCCACTCCAATGGATGTTGTGAAAAGTCGACTTCAGGCAGATGGAGTTTATTTGAACAAGTACAAAGGGACCCTTGACTGTATCTTGCAGAGCTACCAGAACGAGGGCTTAAAA CATTGCCAGGAAGACCTGGAAGCCTCCTACTGTCCTGAGCCAAATCAGCAGTGTGGTGTTGGAGAGGGATCAGCTGCTCTGACCGAAGACTCTCATCCTGCACCTATgcatctgctttctcttctgccatGGACTTAG
- the SLC25A48 gene encoding solute carrier family 25 member 48 isoform X2, which yields MGSVQLQDFAAGWVGGAASVVVGHPLDTIKTRLQAGQGYGNTLNCVLTVYRNESVVGFFKGMSFPLASIAVYSSVVFGVFSNTQRLLSQLRHGDPDSTPVLADVALASMVAGFISVGIGTPVDLVKIRLQMQTQPYIQANMKVNPTVPGFPVYQGPIHCFRTVLQKEGIAGIYRGAGAMLLRDVPGYCLYFIPYTLFCGWITPDGCISPNPSSIWLAGGVAGAISWGTATPMDVVKSRLQADGVYLNKYKGTLDCILQSYQNEGLKVFFRGITVNAVRGFPMSSAMFLGYELSLKAMKRDQTETNP from the exons ATGGGCAGCGTGCAGCTGCAGGACTTCGCGGCGGGCTGGGTGGGCG gaGCTGCCAGCGTAGTTGTGGGTCACCCCTTGGACACCATCAAG ACACGTCTGCAAGCTGGGCAAGGATATGGAAATACACTCAACTGTGTTCTCACTGTGTACAGAAATGAGTCT GTGGTTGGCTTCTTCAAAGGCATGTCCTTCCCTCTGGCCAGCATCGCTGTCTACAGCTCCGTGGTGTTCGGTGTGTTCAGCAACACGCAGCGGCTCCTCAGCCAGCTCCGCCATGGAGACCCGGATAGCACACCGGTGCTTGCCGATGTGGCTCTGGCCAGCATGGTGGCTGGGTTCATCTCCGTGGGCATCGGCACGCCCGTGGACCTGGTAAAGATAAGGCTCCAGATGCAAACGCAGCCATACATCCAAG caaacATGAAAGTAAACCCCACAGTTCCTGGATTTCCTGTGTACCAAGGCCCAATTCACTGCTTCAGAACAGTCTTACAGAAAGAGGGGATAGCAGGGATATATCGAGGCGCGGGAGCAATGCTTCTGAGGGATGTTCCTGGGTACTGCCTCTATTTCATCCCTTACACACTCTTCTGTGGCTGGATTACCCCTGATGGATGCATTTCCCCTAACCCCTCATCCATCTGGCTGGCAGGGGGAGTAGCAG GAGCCATTTCCTGGGGGACTGCCACTCCAATGGATGTTGTGAAAAGTCGACTTCAGGCAGATGGAGTTTATTTGAACAAGTACAAAGGGACCCTTGACTGTATCTTGCAGAGCTACCAGAACGAGGGCTTAAAA GTCTTTTTTAGGGGCATCACGGTCAATGCAGTGCGAGGATTCCCAATGAGTTCAGCCATGTTTCTTGGCTATGAACTTTCCctcaaagcaatgaaaagagaCCAAACTGAGACCAATCCTTAA
- the LOC115615819 gene encoding uncharacterized protein LOC115615819, protein MKSDELPGDLETGDETTPPPSSPGVWEHVLLTRDSPEDLHTKLLLCNDHSFPDYLVFALSYLPYYRTSHLLTSPSFLPASHISTETEESFDEGKVDTKQDEKVSYSAVSTGYFPYYRTYEELLGQPLTHGLNVEEKRPDNDGKDESEGDAESTTPLSLELDKRVCSPMTDEEPPAQQLLRDSTTAHCLSTSYFPSGLPGLDHLFGFSGYFPYYQTEGELCTDPVLEDRSFTGMEALENKEGGHGGEIDIWSLRSSCLVC, encoded by the exons ATGAAATCAGAT GAGCTTCCAGGAGATCTGGAGACAGGGGATGAAACCACTCCCCCACCATCCAGCCCAGGAGTCTGGGAGCATGTCCTGTTAACCAGGGACAGTCCTGAAGACCTGCATACCAAACTCCTGCTTTGCAATGACCACTCATTCCCAGATTACCTGGTGTTCGCTCTTTCGTACCTGCCTTACTACAGAACATCTCACCTCTTAACCAGCCCGTCTTTCCTCCCTGCATctcacatcagcacagaaacagaagaaagcttcGATGAAGGCAAGGTTGACACTAAACAGGATGAGAAAGTCAGTTATTCAGCTGTCTCCACAGGATATTTTCCATATTACAGAACATATGAAGAGCTTCTTGGCCAGCCACTCACACATGGATTAAATGTAGAGGAAAAAAGGCCTGATAATGATGGGAAAGATGAAAGCGAAGGAGATGCTGAGTCA ACTACCCCACTGAGTTTGGAGTTGGACAAGAGGGTATGTTCTCCCATGACCGATGAAGAGCCACCAGCGCAGCAGCTCCTAAGAGACAGCACCACTGCACACTGCCTGTCCACCAGCTACTTCCCCAGTGGGCTGCCAGGTCTGGACCACCTCTTTGGCTTCAGTGGGTACTTCCCTTACTACCAGACAGAGGGAGAGCTCTGCACCGACCCAGTTCTAGAGGACAGGTCCTTCACCGGGATGGAAGCTTTGGAGAACAAAGAAGGAGGACACGGGGGAGAAATAGATATTTGGAGTCTCCGTTCCAGCTGCTTGGTGTGCTGA